The segment TCGGGCGGTGCGGCACGTGGTGGGGCTATCAGGTGCCGGGCGTCGAACCGGACATCATGACGATGGCCAAGCAGTTGGGCGGCGGGACGGCGATCGGGGCGCTGGCGGCCAAGCCCGAAGTGGCCGAGCACCTGAAGCCCAGCACGCACGCCTCGACGTTCGGCGGGAACCCGCTGGCGGCGGCGGCCGGATGCGCGGTCTTCGAGATCATCCGCGACGAGAACCTCCTGGAAAATGCCCAGAAGATGGGGGCGTATCTGAAGCAGCGGATGCTGGAACTGAAGCAGGATGTGCCTCTCATCGCCGAGGTCCGCGGCGCGGGGCTCATGATCGGCGTGGAACTGACCGAAAGCGGGGCGGGCGTCGCCTCGGCGTGCCTGGCGAAGGGCCTGCACATCAACTGCACCCATGGGACGGTGCTGCGGATCATGCCGCCCCTGAACATCACGCAAGGACAACTCGACGAAGGGCTGGACGTTCTGGCGAAGGTCCTCAAATCAGAACGCAGAATGCAGAACGCGGAATGAACGACGAAGACTTCCAACGCGGAATGTTTCGATTGCGGATTGCGGATTTCGGATTGCGGATTGAACGGCCAAACGGCAAACGAAAGGGTGTTCGCCGCCCGCCTTGGCGGGCGCTGCGAAGACCGTAGGCGCCCGAGGAGGCGGAACATGAGCGACCGGGTCAAAAATAACCCGTGGGCGATGAGCGCCGCAGGCGCGGCCCTGGCGGGCCTGGCGCTGGCCGCCGTCGCGGTCGTCGTGGCGGTCGGCGGATGCGAACCCGCGCAGCGGGATTTGACGATCCTCTTGGTCGAATACCAAGGGCCGGAGGCGCGCCCGAGCGCCGACCGTCTGGCCGGCGAACTGGCGGACCAGAAACTGCCGGACGTCTTCGTGGTCGAAGGGCCCGACTACGCGGCCGTGTGCGTCGGCCGGTATCGCACGTGGAAAGACGCCCAGGCGCGGGAGATGCTGGGGCGGGTACGCCGGATCCGGGACGCTCGCGGCCAGTACCCGTTCCAGGGCGTGATGCTCGTGCCCGTGCCGGAGCCGGCCCCGAAAACCTCGTGGGCGCTGGAAGAGGCGCCGGGCGTCTACAGCCTGTACGTGGCGGGATGGGAATCGCCCGGCCGAAAGGAAAACGCCCAGGCCTATGCCGCCAAGTTGCGCAAGGAGGGCAGGGAGGCGTACGTTTACCACGGTCCGCACCTGAGCATGGTTACGATCGGGGCGTTCGGTCCGGACCTTTTCGACGACGCGTCGAAGATCGGCCGGCCGGGCGGGAAGCCGACGATCGTCCATCCGAAAGCGCTGGAGATTCTGCGGGCGTTTCCGTACCTGCGGATCGAGGACCAGGCGACGCCGGTGCCCTCGACGGCGATCCGGATTCCCGGCCGCGAGGCTGCGGTATCCACCCGGCCGCCGCTGCCGAAGGTCCTCTATCGCGTCACGCTGAGCCTGGTGAGCACGGAGACGGGCGTGGCGGCGGGTCGCGGGCAGGCATCGGGCGTCGCGCAGCACGAGCGGGAGATCGGGCCCCTGGTCGAGGCGCTCGTCAAACAGTTGGTCGAGTCGCTCGGCCCAGTCAAGCGGGCGCGGATCGGGCAGGTGGGCCTGTCGGCGGGGAGCCCCGAAGCGGCCGAACTCGGGGCGGACCGTGCCGCTGCCGACGCCCTGGCCGCCGCCCTCCAGCGCGCCGCGAAAGACAAGCGCCTCGCGATCCAAAGCCCGGAGGCGACGCGCCAGGTTCTCGACGCGGCCGGCCTCGCGGAAGAGATGGTCCGCAAAAGCCCGCGCCTGGCGCGGGGCTTGAAGAACCTGGACTTTGTCCTCGTCGGGTCGGTGACGGCGACGAAGATGTGAGGTCCGAGGGATGGCGCGAACGGTGGTGATCGCGACGCGGAACCGCAAGAAGTTCGAGGAGATGGCCGTCCTCCTGGGCGGGCTGGACCTGGAGGTCCGCTCGCTGGCGGATTTTCCCGGCGTGCCGACCGTCCCCGAGACGGGCGACACGTTCGAGGAAAACGCGAAGGCCAAGGCGCTCGGTTACGCCCAGGCGACGGGCCAGTGGGCCCTGGCCGACGACTCGGGCCTCGAGGTGGACGCGCTCGGCGGTCGGCCGGGCGTCCGCTCGTCCCGCTGGGGCGGCGAGGAAGGAAACGACGACCTCAACAACCGCACGCTCCTGGAGGCGCTCGCGGACCATCCGAAAGAGACGTGGACGGCCCGATACCGGTGTGTGGTCGCCCTGGCCACGCCGGACCGCGTCCTCCTCGTGGCCGAAGGGGCCTGTGAGGGGCGGATCACGGACCGGCCCGCGGGCGCGAACGGCTTCGGGTACGACCCCTATTTCTTCGTGCCCTCGGAGGGGCGGACGATGGCCCAACTGGCGCCGTCGGCGAAGAACCGTCTGAGCCACCGCGGCCGGGCGATCCGGGCCCTGAAACGCCGGCTGAAAAAACTCTTGTAGAATCGCCCTCGAGGCGCACAATGGCGCGCTTCCAAGGGGTGGGAGAATGGAACGGGTTTCATAACGAAAAGGGTGGCGGGTCTCCCGACCCGCCACCCTCCCAATCCCGGCGCGCTGGGATGGAAATCGCGGCGGTTCAGGAGAACCGCCGCGCAAAAATAAAGGGTGCGGCGCCGAGCCGGGGCGGCGCCGACGATAAGGAGAAACAAGAGATGGTGCCAAAGCAGGTGTTCTTCACGAAGGGCGTGGGGATTCACCGCGAGAAACTGGCGAGTTTCGAGTTGGCGCTGCGCGACGCCGGCATCGAGAAATACAACCTCGTGCGCGTCTCCAGCATCTTTCCGCCCGGATGCAAGATCGTGCCGCGAGAAAAGGGCCTCGCCCAACTGCCCCCCGGACAAATCGTTTACTGCGTGATTGCTCAGGCGGCCGACAACGAGCCGAACCGTCTGGTGGCCGCCTCCATCGGCCTGGCGGTTCCCGCCGAGGGAACGCAGTACGGGTATCTCTCGGAGCATCACGCGTTCGGGCAGACGGGCGCCATCGCCGGCGACTACGCCGAGGACCTGGCCGCCACCATGCTCGCCACCACCCTGGGACTCGAGTTCGACCCCGAATCGGCCTACGACGAACGCAAACAGATCTACCTGATGAGCGGCAAGATCGTCACCACGCGCAACGTCACCCAGAGCGACGAGTGCTGCAAACTCGGACGATGGACCACCGTCCTCGCCGCCGCCGTCTTCGTCACCGGACAGCAGGACCTCTTCGAATAGCGA is part of the Planctomycetota bacterium genome and harbors:
- a CDS encoding XTP/dITP diphosphatase — its product is MARTVVIATRNRKKFEEMAVLLGGLDLEVRSLADFPGVPTVPETGDTFEENAKAKALGYAQATGQWALADDSGLEVDALGGRPGVRSSRWGGEEGNDDLNNRTLLEALADHPKETWTARYRCVVALATPDRVLLVAEGACEGRITDRPAGANGFGYDPYFFVPSEGRTMAQLAPSAKNRLSHRGRAIRALKRRLKKLL
- a CDS encoding arginine decarboxylase, pyruvoyl-dependent, whose translation is MVPKQVFFTKGVGIHREKLASFELALRDAGIEKYNLVRVSSIFPPGCKIVPREKGLAQLPPGQIVYCVIAQAADNEPNRLVAASIGLAVPAEGTQYGYLSEHHAFGQTGAIAGDYAEDLAATMLATTLGLEFDPESAYDERKQIYLMSGKIVTTRNVTQSDECCKLGRWTTVLAAAVFVTGQQDLFE